One genomic region from Enterobacter hormaechei ATCC 49162 encodes:
- the ybbA gene encoding putative ABC transporter ATP-binding protein YbbA produces the protein MPAENIVEVHRLKKSVGQGEHELSILTGVELVVKRAETIALIGESGSGKSTLLAILAGLDDGSSGEVNLVGQPLHALDEEARAALRARHIGFVFQSFMLIPTLNALENVELPGLLRGENTRESRDHAKALLEQLGLGKRLDHLPAQLSGGEQQRVALARAFNGRPEVLFADEPTGNLDRKTGDKIADLLFSLNREHGTTLILVTHDPQLAARCDRRLRLVNGVLQEEA, from the coding sequence ATGCCAGCGGAAAACATTGTTGAAGTTCATCGTCTTAAGAAGTCCGTCGGTCAGGGAGAACACGAGCTTTCCATCCTCACCGGAGTTGAACTCGTTGTCAAACGTGCCGAAACCATCGCCCTGATTGGCGAATCCGGTTCCGGTAAGTCCACGCTGCTGGCTATTCTCGCCGGTCTGGACGATGGCAGCAGTGGTGAAGTGAACCTGGTCGGCCAGCCTCTCCACGCGCTTGATGAAGAGGCCCGCGCCGCGCTGCGTGCCCGGCATATCGGGTTTGTCTTTCAGTCCTTCATGCTGATCCCGACGCTGAACGCGCTGGAAAACGTTGAACTGCCCGGCCTGCTGCGCGGTGAAAATACCCGTGAAAGCCGCGATCACGCGAAGGCCTTACTGGAACAGCTGGGGCTGGGGAAACGTCTCGACCATCTTCCGGCACAGCTCTCCGGCGGTGAGCAGCAGCGCGTGGCGCTGGCCCGGGCGTTTAACGGACGGCCGGAAGTGCTGTTTGCCGATGAACCAACGGGCAATCTCGACCGTAAAACCGGGGACAAAATTGCCGATCTGCTGTTTTCCCTCAACCGCGAGCACGGCACGACGCTGATTCTTGTCACCCACGATCCCCAGCTGGCTGCCCGCTGCGACCGTCGCCTGCGGCTGGTCAACGGCGTTCTTCAGGAGGAAGCATGA
- the tesA gene encoding multifunctional acyl-CoA thioesterase I/protease I/lysophospholipase L1, with product MNFNNVFRWHLPFLFLMLMTFRAAAADTLLILGDSLSAGYRMAASAAWPALLNDKWQSRTTVVNGSISGDTSQQGLSRLPALLKQHQPRWVLVELGGNDGLRGFQPQQTEQTLRTILQTIKAANAQPLLMQIRLPANYGRRYNEAFSAIYPKLAKEFDIPLLPFFMEEVYLKPQWMQDDGIHPNRDAQPFIADWMATRLAPLVKHDSSNS from the coding sequence ATGAACTTCAACAATGTTTTCCGCTGGCATTTGCCCTTCCTGTTTTTGATGCTGATGACCTTCCGCGCGGCGGCTGCGGACACGTTATTGATTCTGGGTGACAGCCTGAGCGCGGGCTATCGTATGGCCGCCAGTGCGGCCTGGCCCGCCCTGCTCAATGATAAATGGCAGTCCCGGACGACTGTCGTTAACGGCAGTATCAGCGGCGATACGTCGCAGCAAGGCCTGTCGCGCCTGCCTGCCCTGCTCAAGCAGCATCAACCGCGTTGGGTGCTGGTCGAACTCGGCGGCAATGATGGTTTGCGCGGCTTCCAGCCTCAGCAAACAGAGCAAACGCTGCGGACCATTTTGCAGACCATTAAGGCCGCCAACGCCCAGCCGCTGCTGATGCAAATTCGCCTGCCCGCTAACTACGGCCGTCGGTATAATGAGGCGTTTAGCGCGATCTATCCTAAGCTTGCCAAAGAGTTTGATATTCCGCTGCTGCCATTTTTCATGGAAGAGGTCTATCTGAAACCCCAGTGGATGCAGGATGATGGCATTCACCCCAATCGCGATGCCCAGCCGTTCATTGCCGACTGGATGGCAACCCGGCTGGCTCCTTTAGTAAAACATGACTCGTCAAACAGCTGA
- a CDS encoding SDR family oxidoreductase, translating into MTRQTAENLTGKVMQKSVLITGCSSGIGLESALELKRQGFWVLAACRKPEDVERMRGLGFTGILLDLDSPESVEQAADEVIALTNNRLYGLFNNAGYGVYGPLQTLSREQLEQQFSANFFGAHQLTMRLLPAMLPHGEGRIVMTSSVMGLISTPGRGAYAASKYALEAWSDALRMELRHSGIKVSLIEPGPIRTRFTENVNQTQADKPVENPGIAARFTLGPEAVVAKVRHAFESDTPKMRYPVTLVTHAVGWLKRLLPGRMMDKILQG; encoded by the coding sequence ATGACTCGTCAAACAGCTGAGAACCTGACAGGTAAAGTTATGCAAAAATCGGTCTTAATAACAGGATGTTCCAGCGGAATTGGCCTTGAAAGCGCCCTTGAACTGAAGCGTCAGGGGTTTTGGGTGCTGGCAGCCTGCCGCAAACCCGAGGATGTTGAACGCATGAGAGGGCTGGGATTTACCGGCATACTGCTGGATCTCGATTCGCCAGAGAGCGTGGAGCAGGCCGCCGATGAGGTCATCGCCCTGACCAACAACCGTCTTTACGGTCTGTTCAACAACGCGGGCTACGGCGTGTACGGCCCGCTACAGACCCTCTCACGGGAACAGCTGGAGCAGCAGTTCTCCGCAAACTTTTTCGGTGCGCATCAGCTTACCATGCGCCTTCTCCCGGCCATGCTGCCGCACGGCGAAGGGCGCATCGTGATGACCTCCTCGGTCATGGGCCTGATCTCCACGCCGGGCCGCGGGGCTTATGCTGCCAGTAAATATGCGCTTGAAGCCTGGTCCGATGCGTTGCGCATGGAGCTGCGCCACAGCGGTATTAAGGTCAGCCTGATTGAGCCGGGTCCCATTCGCACCCGCTTTACGGAAAACGTTAACCAGACGCAGGCGGACAAACCGGTCGAAAACCCCGGAATAGCGGCGCGTTTTACGCTTGGCCCAGAAGCCGTCGTTGCCAAAGTGCGCCACGCGTTTGAGAGCGATACACCTAAAATGCGCTATCCGGTTACGCTGGTAACCCATGCCGTCGGCTGGTTGAAACGCCTGCTGCCCGGGCGGATGATGGACAAAATTTTGCAGGGTTGA